One segment of Nostoc flagelliforme CCNUN1 DNA contains the following:
- a CDS encoding DUF3727 domain-containing protein encodes MFSSPFPEENDNAHAGSITLTDDKGRSLECYIEHSLEVDEQEYVLLLPVDSPVEIFSWEGDGEEEEAVLVEDDSIIEQIFATAQAVLSEQNLILKNTAYALTVAGDLPPVEESELFTLEIEDEEADLDPEQLQLLASFYDEDQEYAIYTPLDPLLFFARITKTGEPELLSPEEFRKVQPLLEEHLFNEVE; translated from the coding sequence ATGTTTTCCTCTCCTTTTCCTGAAGAAAATGATAACGCTCATGCGGGTTCCATCACTTTAACCGATGACAAAGGGCGATCGCTCGAATGTTACATAGAGCATTCCCTCGAAGTCGATGAACAAGAATACGTTTTACTTCTTCCTGTAGACTCACCTGTAGAAATTTTTTCTTGGGAAGGTGACGGTGAGGAAGAAGAAGCGGTTCTGGTAGAAGATGACAGCATTATTGAGCAAATTTTTGCCACTGCCCAAGCTGTACTATCTGAGCAAAACCTGATATTGAAGAATACAGCTTATGCTCTGACTGTTGCAGGTGATTTACCGCCTGTTGAAGAATCAGAACTCTTCACCTTAGAAATCGAAGACGAAGAGGCAGATTTAGATCCGGAGCAATTACAGCTACTCGCTAGCTTCTATGATGAAGATCAGGAGTATGCAATTTATACACCTCTCGATCCCCTGTTGTTTTTTGCACGGATAACAAAAACAGGTGAACCTGAATTACTCTCTCCAGAGGAGTTTCGCAAAGTGCAACCTCTGTTAGAAGAACATCTTTTTAATGAAGTGGAATAA
- a CDS encoding pentapeptide repeat-containing protein — translation MTTPIVKRSNQSDQSKQPERANSLLLASRRFAAWAAEITLVVTSGLIPFSIGVYADSRSDFNRVPLNPVLVVTERAIARPLALPVSYGIRNVAWPTNILWTIALLAPVTLSWWQLYLLAKTGSTIPKRWLKVRVVNEQGRPPGLGAVVIREGFGRWTVPISIAYLLWRYSFAFPNLGLFTFLSLLMIVGEGIGLPSRRGRRALHDQLAGTYTIDATRPLPSSLLANNKQAESVSSNDQAEESQEGEELAAAETNQSPNLWRRIQQNPNLTLFGIGLTSMTAVLATLIGTQVYIQIQQSQRATEKINREQFLELRNQLNSNSGVTNEQRQSAILAMGGINDPQSAKFLADLLVSETNPSLLDTIQQALTTVGPKAIPELKNKNQFLVSELESVGSTATQERELRQGRLQRNQRTINKILSVYSGKIEGVDLSSTQLGQSGTPGSSFFNLVLDNLDLSGVKFKSANLNQASFKGSRFRGVGEDGRWDTYDDVMADLSQAQLQQANLTDANLSRVLMNRTDLSRATLNRANLSNARLYEAKLNSAQLVGADLRNAVLEKSSLTGADLGDAKLNEANLYAARLGRVTAIGTQLSFANLTNTDWQGADLSGAYLDRANLNNANLSATRLAGAVLRSAQMENANLQNADLSLADLRGANVAGADFKGAILAPSKQDPADQFVETPDLGSVSAVVQGVDFSKAKNLDPKQIAYICTQGGIHSSCP, via the coding sequence ATGACGACACCAATTGTCAAAAGAAGTAATCAATCTGATCAGTCAAAACAACCAGAAAGAGCCAATTCGTTGCTGCTAGCAAGCAGGCGGTTTGCTGCTTGGGCGGCTGAAATTACACTAGTGGTTACAAGTGGGTTGATTCCCTTCAGCATTGGTGTCTATGCCGATTCTAGAAGCGATTTTAACCGAGTGCCGCTTAACCCCGTGTTGGTAGTCACAGAAAGAGCGATCGCTAGACCCCTGGCTCTACCTGTTAGCTATGGCATCCGTAACGTGGCATGGCCGACTAATATTTTGTGGACAATCGCCCTGTTAGCACCTGTAACTCTCTCATGGTGGCAATTGTATTTACTGGCTAAGACTGGTAGCACAATTCCTAAACGTTGGTTAAAAGTGCGGGTTGTCAACGAGCAAGGAAGGCCACCTGGTTTGGGGGCAGTTGTAATTAGAGAAGGATTTGGGCGTTGGACTGTACCCATTTCTATCGCCTATCTGCTGTGGCGCTACAGCTTTGCTTTTCCTAATTTAGGATTATTCACATTTTTGTCTTTGTTAATGATTGTAGGTGAAGGGATAGGCTTACCGTCGCGCCGGGGGCGTCGCGCATTGCATGATCAACTTGCAGGCACTTATACAATAGATGCGACTCGCCCCTTACCATCCTCACTTTTAGCTAACAACAAACAAGCTGAGTCTGTTAGCAGTAATGATCAAGCAGAAGAATCGCAGGAGGGAGAAGAATTAGCGGCAGCCGAAACCAACCAGTCGCCTAATTTGTGGCGGCGGATACAGCAAAATCCTAATCTGACTTTGTTTGGGATAGGGCTTACGAGTATGACTGCTGTGTTGGCAACTTTAATCGGTACTCAAGTTTATATCCAAATTCAACAATCCCAGCGAGCAACCGAGAAAATTAACAGGGAACAGTTCCTCGAACTTCGCAACCAATTGAATTCCAACTCTGGAGTGACTAATGAGCAACGCCAAAGTGCAATTCTGGCTATGGGTGGTATTAATGACCCACAGTCCGCTAAATTTCTGGCGGATCTCTTGGTTAGCGAAACCAACCCCAGCCTCTTGGATACGATTCAACAAGCTTTGACAACTGTTGGGCCCAAAGCCATCCCAGAACTAAAAAATAAGAATCAGTTTTTGGTTAGCGAACTAGAGTCTGTGGGTAGCACTGCAACCCAAGAACGGGAATTACGGCAAGGGCGGCTACAAAGAAACCAACGGACGATCAACAAGATTCTCTCTGTTTACAGTGGTAAAATCGAGGGCGTTGACCTTAGTAGCACCCAATTAGGTCAAAGCGGGACTCCAGGAAGTTCCTTCTTCAACTTGGTACTAGACAACCTTGATTTATCAGGAGTTAAGTTTAAATCTGCTAATCTTAACCAAGCCAGCTTTAAAGGTAGCCGCTTTCGAGGCGTGGGTGAAGATGGACGCTGGGATACCTATGATGATGTAATGGCTGATTTAAGCCAAGCTCAGTTGCAGCAAGCCAATCTTACTGATGCTAATCTCAGTCGCGTCTTGATGAACCGTACCGATTTGAGCCGCGCCACTCTCAACAGAGCCAACTTATCCAACGCACGTCTATATGAAGCTAAACTCAACAGCGCCCAACTAGTAGGAGCCGATCTGCGAAACGCTGTTTTGGAAAAATCCAGCTTGACTGGAGCAGATTTAGGGGACGCTAAATTGAACGAAGCCAATCTATACGCTGCCCGTTTAGGTCGCGTCACTGCCATTGGAACCCAATTATCCTTTGCAAATTTAACTAACACTGATTGGCAAGGAGCAGATTTATCAGGAGCCTATTTGGATCGTGCTAATCTCAACAATGCTAACTTGAGTGCCACTCGTCTAGCTGGTGCTGTTTTGCGTTCTGCCCAGATGGAAAACGCTAATTTGCAAAATGCCGACCTGAGTCTTGCAGATTTACGGGGGGCAAATGTCGCCGGAGCAGATTTTAAGGGGGCAATTCTCGCTCCTAGTAAACAAGATCCAGCAGATCAATTTGTAGAAACCCCAGATTTAGGCTCAGTATCTGCCGTAGTCCAAGGGGTTGATTTTTCTAAAGCCAAAAATTTAGATCCCAAGCAGATAGCATACATTTGTACTCAAGGAGGAATTCATTCTAGTTGCCCATAG
- a CDS encoding GNAT family N-acetyltransferase — MTSLLPRNLNVVIRPVQYRDLDGIERITQESFSALTPKGAGFAISQMQRLRRWYGLLKFLSWFPNPLQYRLCAYIAEQGRMLLGMIQVSPFNRTRSTWRIDQVLLERGIDKQGTGSQLLRHCFESILEARTWLLEVNINDIEALALYRQNGFQRLAEMTYWEIGPELLAELAQAEPDLPNLLPVSNADAQLLYQLDTASMPPLVRQVFDRNTRDFKTSLFGALTDAVMQWVSKTEVVSGYVFEPQRKAAIGYFQVQLDRKGEVPHVATLTVHPAYTWLYPELLSQLARIAQDFPEQGLQLASSDYQAEREEYLERIGAKRIEHTLVMSRSVWHKLRESKFVSLEGIQWTDMLQGLQPARKPIPGGMSWIQPGQLPSSDKPLPSKLEPINFSGKNPSMEASPISESADAQQEN, encoded by the coding sequence ATGACTTCATTACTTCCCAGAAACCTCAATGTTGTTATCCGACCAGTCCAATACCGGGATCTGGACGGAATTGAGCGTATAACTCAAGAGTCATTCTCAGCCCTCACTCCCAAGGGAGCAGGTTTTGCTATCAGCCAGATGCAAAGGCTGCGTCGCTGGTATGGATTACTCAAATTTTTGAGTTGGTTTCCTAACCCGCTACAGTATCGTCTCTGTGCCTATATAGCAGAGCAAGGACGGATGCTTTTAGGGATGATTCAAGTGTCACCCTTTAACCGGACACGCAGCACTTGGCGTATCGATCAAGTGCTGTTAGAGCGTGGTATCGATAAACAAGGAACTGGCTCGCAACTTTTGCGTCATTGCTTTGAATCGATTCTGGAAGCTCGGACTTGGTTACTGGAAGTTAATATCAATGACATAGAGGCGCTGGCACTATATCGGCAAAATGGATTCCAGCGTCTGGCAGAAATGACGTACTGGGAAATTGGGCCAGAGTTACTTGCTGAATTAGCGCAAGCAGAGCCAGACTTGCCCAACCTTTTGCCAGTAAGTAATGCTGATGCCCAGTTGCTATATCAACTAGATACGGCATCGATGCCGCCTTTAGTCCGTCAGGTTTTTGACCGTAATACCCGCGACTTTAAAACTAGTTTGTTCGGTGCTTTAACAGATGCAGTAATGCAATGGGTGAGCAAAACAGAAGTAGTGAGTGGTTATGTATTTGAACCGCAACGCAAAGCTGCGATCGGCTATTTTCAGGTGCAACTTGACCGTAAGGGTGAAGTTCCTCACGTTGCAACGCTGACAGTCCATCCTGCTTATACTTGGCTGTATCCAGAATTATTATCTCAACTGGCTCGTATTGCCCAAGATTTTCCCGAGCAAGGGTTACAACTCGCTTCCTCAGACTATCAGGCAGAGCGAGAAGAATATTTGGAGCGAATTGGGGCAAAACGCATAGAACATACATTAGTTATGTCTCGCTCTGTATGGCACAAACTACGGGAGTCTAAATTCGTCTCCTTAGAAGGAATCCAGTGGACTGATATGCTGCAAGGTTTACAACCGGCACGTAAACCGATACCAGGTGGAATGTCATGGATACAACCAGGACAACTACCATCGTCAGATAAACCACTGCCAAGCAAGTTAGAACCGATTAACTTTTCGGGCAAAAATCCTAGCATGGAAGCATCGCCGATTTCTGAATCAGCAGATGCACAGCAGGAGAATTAA
- a CDS encoding ATP-binding protein: MVQNPFIVGKPVPPEHFVGRASEIAAAFDQIYNRSYLAIWGGSGMGKTSFLQKLESPQAWQEHEMDSSQAVIVRFSCEIITPFTPSKFWGEILSLVKEKLADQSALQAEIDTILQAGQTTKDSLRQILRKLKAQDKYLVLLIDDFHVALDTNQEYDQDAMQRFLSECRNLAVHSAEGQHLSMIVTSLKRLNELGPKLNPNASPWYNHYLFLQLKIFNNTEIDNIFQTLRIPYLQEAIKENTGGHPSLLQTSGFLLHRDLLTGNAPSVDKFVSDFESVTQQIFQNIWDRCSEVEQTLLMLMALSALKGRLHKQKQFDVSGIELIFSQREGELIKLEEQGVVTHSVQEEKNIYFFTSSTMERWVILQLRQTDENWLQAREKVFLNLMSRQQMDKFTTAVKWLWKNKDKIPQIMEWFGKLVAAFPKGFILPISMGN, encoded by the coding sequence ATGGTACAAAATCCTTTTATTGTCGGAAAACCAGTACCTCCAGAGCATTTTGTAGGGCGAGCATCAGAAATTGCAGCTGCTTTTGATCAAATTTATAACCGCAGCTACTTAGCGATTTGGGGCGGTTCAGGTATGGGCAAAACGTCCTTTTTGCAGAAACTAGAATCACCCCAAGCTTGGCAAGAGCACGAAATGGATTCATCCCAAGCAGTAATTGTTCGTTTTAGTTGCGAGATTATCACTCCCTTTACTCCCTCCAAGTTTTGGGGAGAAATACTGAGCCTTGTCAAAGAGAAATTAGCAGATCAATCTGCATTACAGGCTGAAATTGATACAATTCTGCAAGCAGGACAGACGACTAAGGATAGCCTGCGACAGATATTGCGAAAGCTTAAAGCACAAGATAAATATCTCGTGTTGCTAATAGACGACTTCCATGTAGCACTCGACACGAACCAAGAATACGATCAAGATGCGATGCAAAGGTTTTTGAGTGAGTGCCGTAATTTGGCTGTTCACTCTGCGGAAGGACAACATCTGTCGATGATTGTTACTTCTCTGAAGCGTCTCAATGAACTAGGACCAAAGCTCAATCCTAACGCTTCTCCGTGGTACAACCATTATCTATTTTTGCAACTTAAGATATTTAATAACACTGAAATTGACAATATATTTCAAACATTAAGAATCCCATATTTGCAGGAAGCAATTAAAGAAAATACAGGCGGACATCCGTCTTTGCTACAAACATCTGGTTTTCTACTGCATAGAGATTTACTCACTGGAAATGCGCCAAGTGTAGATAAATTCGTTAGCGATTTTGAAAGTGTAACGCAACAGATTTTTCAAAATATTTGGGATAGGTGTAGTGAAGTAGAACAAACTCTACTGATGCTCATGGCTCTTTCTGCTTTAAAAGGTCGTCTGCATAAACAAAAACAATTCGACGTGAGTGGTATTGAATTAATTTTTAGTCAAAGAGAGGGAGAGCTAATCAAACTGGAAGAACAAGGTGTAGTGACTCACTCTGTTCAAGAAGAGAAAAACATTTACTTTTTCACTTCATCAACAATGGAGCGTTGGGTAATTCTACAACTTCGACAAACAGATGAGAATTGGTTGCAAGCACGAGAAAAAGTTTTTCTCAATTTGATGAGTCGCCAGCAGATGGATAAATTTACTACAGCTGTTAAATGGCTATGGAAGAATAAAGATAAAATTCCACAGATTATGGAGTGGTTTGGTAAGTTAGTAGCTGCTTTCCCTAAAGGATTTATATTACCAATTAGTATGGGCAATTAA
- the ruvX gene encoding Holliday junction resolvase RuvX produces the protein MVSQEQPKPFISALGLDFGRKRIGVAGCDRTGLIATGITTIERTSFEQDVEQIRQIVNEREVQILVMGLPYSMDGSIGFQARQVQKFTTRLAKALKLPVEYVDERLTSFQAEQLLIAENRSPSRHKGLIDRKAAALILQQWLDVKRASSRNSVVAIEY, from the coding sequence GTGGTATCCCAAGAGCAACCAAAACCTTTTATTTCAGCGTTGGGACTAGATTTCGGTCGCAAGCGTATTGGTGTGGCCGGGTGCGATCGCACGGGTTTAATTGCCACGGGGATTACTACAATTGAGCGCACATCTTTTGAGCAGGATGTCGAACAAATCCGGCAAATAGTTAATGAACGTGAGGTGCAAATCCTGGTGATGGGCTTACCTTATTCAATGGATGGCTCAATAGGATTTCAGGCACGTCAAGTTCAGAAATTTACTACAAGACTTGCTAAAGCATTGAAACTGCCTGTGGAATATGTGGATGAGCGATTAACTTCATTTCAAGCAGAACAACTGCTGATAGCTGAAAACCGCTCCCCGTCACGCCATAAAGGTTTGATTGACCGCAAGGCAGCCGCTTTGATTTTACAACAATGGCTGGATGTTAAGCGTGCTAGTTCCCGCAATTCAGTTGTAGCTATTGAATATTGA
- a CDS encoding YqeG family HAD IIIA-type phosphatase, producing the protein MAWNNLLQPDLILEGSVLNLTPDIIQKYGLKGLVLDVDETLVPFRVGLASPELQDWVEQIRTCTALCLVSNNLSEARIGGIARSLNLPYYLGAAKPSRRKIRAALRGMDLPVHQVGMVGDRLFTDVIAGNRLGMFTILVEPIIHADAALRSHPVRNFEVWISEILGASITPKKSKIHKT; encoded by the coding sequence ATGGCCTGGAACAATCTTTTACAGCCTGACTTGATTTTAGAAGGTTCAGTATTGAATCTAACACCAGATATTATCCAAAAATACGGGCTGAAGGGGCTGGTATTGGATGTAGATGAAACCTTAGTACCCTTTAGAGTAGGGCTGGCTTCCCCAGAACTACAAGATTGGGTGGAGCAAATTCGCACCTGTACTGCATTGTGTTTGGTGAGTAACAACCTGAGTGAAGCGCGAATTGGTGGAATTGCGCGATCGCTTAATCTACCTTACTACTTAGGTGCAGCCAAGCCCTCCCGACGCAAAATTAGAGCAGCACTTAGGGGAATGGATCTACCAGTGCATCAAGTGGGGATGGTAGGCGATCGCTTATTTACGGATGTCATAGCAGGTAATCGCCTGGGGATGTTTACCATTCTAGTTGAACCGATTATCCATGCAGACGCAGCCTTGCGTTCTCATCCTGTTCGCAACTTTGAAGTTTGGATATCTGAAATACTTGGAGCTTCTATTACCCCCAAGAAAAGCAAAATTCACAAAACTTGA
- a CDS encoding ABC transporter substrate-binding protein has translation MNGTNAPKNPYILGRVIYEREKFFGRESLFHFIHDNLIQDVKVILLHGQRRIGKSSVLRQVSNFIPSKEFIFVQFDLQDKSQSSLSNIIYDLAMEIATEITEKLGINRDKLQIPTNAQLEKDINLFSEVFLPNVYQEIQDKKIVLLLDEFDVANKDISDINIVEQQTLFPYLKSLLKEQDKLFIIPVIGRYLNDLPNLLSLFKGAPSELIGLLDDTSAKRMIVNPAEGILTYESEAIKEILQLSARHPCFTQVICSALFEQARENNKWSIERADVECILKKAIETADSFSQSFWHVLTVEERIIMSAVAEAQKIAIEQKRRVPEEPLDLLKKKEINQTEQLSQAWNRLIENHYLSEDGRKLRVELIRCWLLQYHSLENEIQSLKRQELQTQENENVEDIVKNLLGVAKFWSEQGKHELASQRYEQALTINPNNFNIKVSLAEQYLQVQDYSKSLELHKQLFQVDSQSYKEGYIDALSEYGHHLIITREYTQAKEQYNKILEIEPNRKSAIQKILEIETYEKKSITTTPDKNHSRKKPKEKNSRDPNLRTTLAVVTVLVLGSVGYGTYQFSSDCPPGKQKEFDLLCIEDKSKISNGARTLFPTIKNSFRDQGIKAFQQEKYDEAIKLFGEAVKANPNDPEVLIYHNNARAKQKGKPFTLAVAVPADNYTLAQETLRGVSQAQHEFNNNGLNRQLLEIKIANDAGQPEQAKQVAAELVKDSSILGIIGHSNSDSTKAALEQYNKTDIDIAVISPSSTSTQLLGKRNFFRSVPSDAAGGKKLAEYAFKTLKLTKIVIFSNPESSYSDSMREEFTKTFEYLGGKVLHKPQINLTDATLDIDSKVNKSIYGHKAEAAVLIPDRKNIGIALKIARLNQDVAERFKSQNRNRSAMKLLGGDTLYSNEILSQGGNAVENLIVVVPWFREAPHAKDFAEKAKKQWGGEVSWRTATSYDATQAFIQALSPDSERTTVIEKLKNINFVVNNTNTSGDPLQFNSEGERQTEPILVQIQGGKWVMPPQ, from the coding sequence ATGAATGGAACAAATGCTCCGAAAAATCCTTATATTCTTGGTCGTGTAATATATGAACGCGAAAAATTTTTTGGTCGTGAAAGTTTATTCCACTTTATTCACGATAATCTCATTCAAGATGTAAAAGTTATTTTGTTGCATGGTCAAAGACGTATTGGAAAGTCTTCCGTACTGCGCCAAGTTTCAAATTTTATTCCATCTAAAGAATTTATTTTTGTTCAATTTGATCTGCAAGATAAAAGTCAGTCAAGTCTAAGTAATATTATTTATGACTTGGCCATGGAGATTGCTACAGAAATTACCGAGAAACTTGGCATAAATAGGGATAAATTACAAATACCAACCAATGCACAATTAGAAAAAGATATAAATTTATTTTCTGAAGTTTTTTTGCCGAATGTTTATCAAGAAATACAGGATAAAAAAATAGTATTACTTCTTGATGAATTCGATGTTGCAAATAAGGATATAAGTGATATCAATATTGTTGAACAACAAACATTATTCCCCTACTTAAAAAGCCTATTAAAGGAGCAGGATAAATTATTTATTATTCCAGTGATTGGAAGATATCTTAATGATTTACCAAACTTGCTGAGTTTATTTAAGGGTGCGCCATCCGAACTAATTGGTTTGCTAGATGATACTAGCGCTAAACGAATGATTGTTAATCCTGCTGAAGGGATTTTGACATATGAATCAGAGGCAATAAAAGAAATTCTGCAACTCTCAGCACGACACCCATGTTTTACTCAAGTTATTTGCTCTGCTCTTTTTGAACAAGCAAGAGAAAACAATAAATGGAGTATTGAACGTGCTGATGTAGAATGTATTTTAAAAAAAGCAATTGAAACAGCCGATTCATTCTCGCAAAGTTTTTGGCACGTGTTGACTGTCGAAGAAAGAATCATTATGTCAGCTGTAGCAGAGGCTCAAAAGATAGCTATTGAGCAAAAAAGAAGAGTTCCGGAAGAACCATTAGATTTGCTTAAGAAAAAGGAGATAAATCAGACAGAACAGCTATCTCAAGCGTGGAACAGACTAATAGAAAACCACTATTTATCTGAAGACGGACGCAAACTCAGAGTGGAATTAATTCGTTGTTGGTTGCTACAATATCATTCGCTAGAAAATGAAATACAAAGTCTAAAAAGACAGGAATTACAAACACAGGAAAATGAAAACGTTGAAGATATTGTTAAGAACCTGCTCGGAGTAGCGAAATTTTGGTCTGAGCAGGGAAAACACGAGCTAGCATCACAGCGTTATGAGCAGGCTTTAACAATCAATCCTAATAATTTTAATATTAAAGTGTCTTTGGCTGAACAATATTTACAAGTACAAGATTATTCCAAATCTTTAGAACTTCACAAACAACTTTTCCAAGTGGATTCTCAATCTTATAAGGAAGGATATATAGATGCGCTGTCAGAATATGGACATCATTTAATAATCACAAGAGAATACACACAAGCAAAGGAACAGTACAACAAAATTTTAGAAATTGAACCTAACAGAAAATCAGCAATACAGAAAATTTTAGAAATTGAAACTTATGAGAAAAAATCCATAACTACTACACCAGATAAAAATCACTCCCGAAAAAAACCGAAAGAGAAAAATTCCAGAGATCCAAATTTAAGAACAACATTAGCAGTAGTGACAGTTTTAGTTTTAGGATCTGTAGGTTATGGTACTTATCAGTTCTCATCTGACTGTCCTCCAGGTAAACAGAAAGAATTTGACCTTTTATGTATAGAAGATAAGAGTAAAATTAGTAATGGCGCTCGCACTTTATTTCCTACTATTAAAAATAGCTTTCGTGACCAAGGAATTAAAGCCTTTCAACAAGAAAAATATGATGAAGCCATTAAGCTATTTGGAGAAGCTGTAAAAGCTAACCCTAACGATCCAGAAGTGTTAATTTATCATAACAATGCTCGTGCTAAACAAAAAGGAAAACCTTTTACCTTGGCAGTAGCTGTTCCAGCAGATAACTATACTTTGGCTCAAGAAACATTACGCGGCGTATCACAAGCACAACACGAGTTTAATAACAATGGCTTAAATCGTCAATTGCTGGAAATTAAAATTGCCAACGATGCAGGTCAACCAGAACAAGCCAAACAAGTAGCTGCGGAGTTGGTAAAAGATTCATCGATTTTAGGAATTATTGGTCACTCCAATTCGGACTCTACCAAAGCAGCCTTAGAACAGTATAACAAAACAGATATAGATATCGCCGTTATCTCTCCCAGCAGCACCAGTACACAATTACTGGGTAAGAGGAATTTTTTTAGGAGTGTGCCTTCTGATGCTGCTGGGGGAAAAAAATTAGCGGAATATGCCTTCAAGACGTTGAAGTTAACAAAAATAGTGATTTTTTCTAATCCTGAGAGTTCATATAGTGACAGCATGAGGGAGGAATTTACAAAGACATTTGAATATTTGGGAGGTAAGGTGCTTCACAAACCACAAATTAATTTAACTGATGCCACGCTAGATATAGATTCAAAGGTTAACAAAAGTATTTATGGACACAAAGCAGAAGCAGCTGTATTAATTCCAGATAGGAAAAATATAGGTATTGCTCTCAAAATTGCTAGGCTAAACCAAGATGTAGCTGAGAGATTCAAATCTCAAAATAGAAACAGATCAGCAATGAAGCTTTTAGGTGGAGATACCCTTTACAGCAATGAAATTTTAAGTCAAGGTGGAAATGCAGTAGAAAATTTGATTGTAGTCGTTCCTTGGTTTCGGGAAGCTCCACATGCAAAAGACTTTGCCGAAAAAGCAAAAAAACAATGGGGAGGAGAAGTGAGTTGGCGAACCGCAACCAGCTATGATGCTACGCAAGCTTTTATTCAAGCTTTATCTCCTGATTCTGAACGCACAACAGTTATCGAAAAGTTAAAAAATATTAATTTTGTTGTAAATAATACTAATACTTCTGGAGATCCACTTCAATTTAATTCTGAAGGGGAGCGACAAACAGAGCCAATTTTAGTTCAAATCCAAGGTGGAAAGTGGGTTATGCCACCGCAATAA
- a CDS encoding glycosyltransferase has translation MHITTVTENFKLGDKINKKTNHVFVFLEIFAHEGGIQSYIKDIFRAYLGLSQTYKAEVFLLRDSPDSLNPFEDKNLKFHYFKNQSPYLGRLQMAAALLKCLLQNRPEQVFCGHINLGVLVQTLCQPLGIPYTVLTYGKEVWEPLKNQERRALTSATGIWTISRYSRDRACAANSLNPKMVQMMPCAIDGDKFTPGSKQPELEKKYGLTGAKVLMTVARLWSGDIYKGVDVTIRALPQIAQVFPEVKYLIIGRGDDQPRLAKLAKDLGVSDRVVFAGFVATEELMEHYRLADAYIMPSQEGFGIVYLEAMACGVPVLSGDDDGSADPLQDGKLGWRVPHRSPDAVATACIEMLQGNDQRCNGEWLREQAIALFGIDAFQQHLQKILLSSVMKSI, from the coding sequence ATGCATATCACTACTGTGACAGAAAACTTCAAGTTAGGTGATAAAATTAACAAAAAAACTAATCATGTCTTCGTGTTCTTAGAAATTTTTGCCCACGAAGGCGGTATCCAATCATATATAAAAGATATTTTTCGCGCCTATCTGGGATTGAGCCAAACCTACAAAGCGGAAGTCTTTTTGCTGCGAGATAGTCCTGATAGCTTAAATCCGTTTGAAGACAAGAACTTAAAATTTCATTACTTTAAAAATCAGTCTCCCTATTTGGGGAGATTGCAAATGGCAGCAGCTTTACTTAAGTGTCTATTGCAAAACCGTCCAGAACAAGTTTTCTGCGGTCATATTAACTTAGGAGTATTAGTACAAACTCTTTGCCAGCCCTTGGGGATTCCTTACACAGTGCTAACTTACGGCAAAGAAGTCTGGGAACCGCTCAAAAATCAAGAACGTCGCGCCCTGACATCAGCAACTGGAATTTGGACAATTAGTCGTTACAGCCGCGATCGCGCTTGTGCTGCTAATAGTCTAAACCCGAAAATGGTACAGATGATGCCTTGTGCAATTGATGGGGATAAATTTACTCCTGGTTCCAAGCAGCCAGAATTAGAAAAGAAGTATGGCTTAACTGGTGCTAAGGTGTTAATGACAGTAGCGCGGTTATGGTCAGGGGATATTTACAAGGGTGTAGATGTAACAATTCGAGCATTACCACAAATCGCTCAAGTTTTCCCAGAAGTGAAATACTTGATAATTGGTCGCGGTGATGACCAACCGCGATTAGCTAAACTAGCAAAAGACTTGGGTGTGAGCGATCGCGTCGTATTTGCTGGTTTCGTTGCCACAGAAGAATTAATGGAACATTACCGCCTTGCTGATGCCTATATTATGCCTTCGCAAGAAGGCTTTGGCATTGTTTATCTGGAGGCAATGGCTTGTGGAGTGCCTGTATTATCTGGTGACGACGATGGTTCAGCTGATCCTTTGCAAGATGGTAAACTAGGGTGGCGAGTACCACACCGCAGTCCTGATGCGGTAGCAACAGCTTGTATAGAAATGCTTCAAGGGAATGACCAGCGATGTAATGGAGAGTGGCTACGAGAACAAGCGATCGCTCTGTTTGGCATAGATGCCTTTCAACAGCACTTGCAAAAAATTCTTTTATCCTCAGTAATGAAGTCCATTTGA